CGATCGCGCCCGTGTTGTTCGTTCGAGTCGCATCCGGGCGACTGGGAGGCGTTTCGGCCGTGACAGGCGCCATGCGCGGGTGAAGTGCTGGTGCAGCCTGAGGGCCCGTTTCCTAGACTCGCCCTCCGCGGATGGACGAAGGCGGCTCCGATCGATCGATGGCCGAGATCCTCGTCCGCGCCGCGGCCGGCGACGAGATCGCGTGGCGCCGGGTGGTCGACGCGTATGCGCCGCGCCTCTTCGCGCTCCTGCGCGCCCAGTGCCACGACGACGATCTCGCCGAGGAGATCACGCAGAGCACCTTCTGCACGGTGGTGTCGAAGCTGGCGGAGTACACGGAGCGCGGGCGCTTCGAGTCGTGGCTCTTCCGAATCGCGGTGAATCGACTGCGCGATGAGATGCGGCGACGCAAGCGTCAGGCGGCACCGACCGAGGAGCCGGCGCTCTCCGCGCTCGCTTCTGATGTCCACGAGGAGCGATCGAGGCCCGAGCCGCCGGAGCTCCGCGCGCTCGACGAAGCATTGGCGAAACTGGCCCCGGCGGATCGGCTCATCATCGATCTCCGGCATGTCGGCGGGATGAGCTTCAAGCAGATCGCGGAGTACCTCGGTGAGCCCCTGGGCACCCTGCTT
This region of Phycisphaeraceae bacterium genomic DNA includes:
- a CDS encoding RNA polymerase sigma factor, yielding MAEILVRAAAGDEIAWRRVVDAYAPRLFALLRAQCHDDDLAEEITQSTFCTVVSKLAEYTERGRFESWLFRIAVNRLRDEMRRRKRQAAPTEEPALSALASDVHEERSRPEPPELRALDEALAKLAPADRLIIDLRHVGGMSFKQIAEYLGEPLGTLLARHHRALLKLRGSIEASRRGASE